In Musa acuminata AAA Group cultivar baxijiao chromosome BXJ3-11, Cavendish_Baxijiao_AAA, whole genome shotgun sequence, one DNA window encodes the following:
- the LOC135653288 gene encoding chromatin assembly factor 1 subunit FAS1-like isoform X1 → MACLGSIVLGTDRAEESYIVNVDRDALILDIDKAKSEANVVVNRIPEFDEDLLVLDDIPANEARWKLANEDREKGDHCTDATGVDIVAVENSSTPVEMVQDCSHVEAVRKCKAEVEDEQKRVKKLLKRKRASFDGNANCDNKEVLITKCQGELDELFEYHKEVSGLRLQLDDGAYHSNNMMVAYLLEESRLPFSKLVGEIYGALKGKNGITLASVRGSVLFVGQRMMYGISSADADVLEDESESSLWCWETRDIKLLPLTLRGIINIRRMARKKIHERISALSVTLSALASPEHKGAYGNNLMEASIKLGKALNRQGISSFVENLTQKYCADMAEKGDWLQQKELMKKIEKSKHSAEKEKKKMDREFQKENLRREKELRRMQEEAEREEKHREKEAAELKKQIKRQLEEAARERRRREKEEAELKKQFAIQKQASIMERFLKSKKNSNSSDDKVSIKNSSTETSSKNTGITSAVTSSMDCGFSQECSLTTKDLRGLHITGWRKLAHLGRSCHWGVRRNPKIELMKELKLQRPSFEGEALEKNAALEKETSSHEANSSELSYDKLDNELESLTNNICQDDLHIQPSSAWMQHKKLLQFCQNHRPAYYGTWRRKSGVVGPRHPFRKDPELDYDIDSDEEWEEEDPGESLSDCDKNDEEILDAENCKNEDDTESEDSFVVPDGYLSENEGVEMQISCEPTEDEAKVSKCCKSEVDSEESRALLQWQKILCNLTEKALRKSHPLVISNLTHEKAKLLMAEDLAGTAKVEQICLRALCMQAFPGGSIVDILKDPNTSSDDQQVCRCSKENTTQGATVAMISDLDLPEFVRLIQSCPHGINKVVEVLQQKFPTTSKSRLRNKVREISNFVDSRWQVKKDVLEKIGLSTSQPPPDKDWTGTTKYFSKRCLPPKGRPTEISESSQSSSKLKRSFCGRERSFPNHL, encoded by the exons ATGGCGTGTCTTGGGTCCATTGTTCTTGGCACTGATCGAGCCGAGGAGTCTTATATCGTCAATGTTGATAGGGATGCCTTGATTTTAGACATTGACAAAGCGAAATCTGAAGCGAATGTCGTTGTCAACAGAATCCCTGAGTTCGATGAGGATTTGTTGGTTCTTGATGATATCCCTGCTAATGAGGCAAGATGGAAGCTGGCAAACGAGGATCGTGAGAAGGGAGACCACTGTACGGATGCAACAGGCGTTGATATTGTTGCAGTAGAAAACTCGAGTACGCCTGTAGAGATGGTTCAAGATTGTTCCCATGTCGAGGCAGtaagaaagtgcaaagctgaagtGGAAGATGAGCAGAAGAGGGTGAAGAAGCTGTTGAAAAGGAAAAGAGCTTCTTTTGATGGGAATGCGAACTGTGATAATAAGGAAGTATTGATAACGAAGTGCCAGGGTGAGCTTGATGAATTGTTTGAGTATCACAAGGAGGTTTCTGGTCTTAGGCTGCAACTAGATGATGGCGCATATCATTCCAACAATATGATGGTTGCTTATTTGCTGGAAGAAAGTAGACTTCCATTTTCCAAGTTAGTGGGGGAAATTTATGGGGCTTTGAAGGGAAAGAACGGGATTACTTTGGCATCTGTCCGTGGTAGCGTGCTCTTTGTCGGACAGAGAATGATGTATGGTATTTCTAGTGCAGATGCGGATGTATTGGAAGATGAGTCAGAGTCATCCCTGTGGTGCTGGGAG ACAAGAGATATTAAGCTATTGCCTCTTACTCTTCGTGGCATTATCAACATCCGTCGCATGGCTCGAAAGAAGATTCATGAGAGGATTTCTGCACTTTCTG TGACATTATCTGCGCTGGCGAGTCCTGAACATAAAGGTGCTTATGGAAATAATCTGATGGAAGCATCGATCAAGCTTGGGAAGGCATTAAATAGGCAAGGGATTTCTTCATTTGTTGAAAACTTGACCCAGAAGTACTGTGCTGACAT GGCTGAGAAAGGAGATTGGCTACAACAAAAGGAATTAATGAAGAAAATTGAGAAAAGTAAGCATAGtgcagaaaaggaaaagaagaaaatggaTCGTGAGTTTCAGAAAGAGAACTTAAGACGT GAGAAAGAGCTTAGAAGGATGCAGGAAGAAGCTGAAAGAGAAGAGAAGCATCGTGAAAAAGAAGCAGCAGAActgaagaaacaaataaaaaggcAGCTAGAAGAAGCTGCGAGGGAACGACGGCGCCGTGAAAAAGAAGAAGCTGAACTGAAGAAACAGTTTGCCATACAGAAGCAAGCTTCTATTATGGAACGGTTTCTCAAGAGTAAAAAGAATAGCAATAGTTCAGATGACAAAGTGTCCATAAAGAACTCATCCACTGAAACATCTTCCAAGAACACAGGGATCACTAGTGCAGTTACATCATCAATGGACTGTGGCTTTTCCCAGGAATGTAGCTTAACCACAAAGGATCTGCGTGG GTTGCATATTACTGGCTGGCGTAAGTTGGCTCACCTCGGCAGATCCTGCCACTGGGGTGTTAGGCGCAATCCCAAGATTGAGTTGATGAAGGAACTCAAGCTGCAAAGACCATCCTTTGAAGGTGAAGCTCTTGAGAAAAATGCAGCTCTGGAGAAGGAAACTTCCTCTCATGAGGCCAATAGCAGTGAATTGAGCTATGATAAGCTTGACAATGAACTAGAGTCTTTAACAAATAATATATGTCAAGATGATCTCCATATTCAACCATCATCAGCCTGGATGCAGCATAAGAAACTTTTGCAGTTTTGCCAAAATCATAGGCCAGCATACTATGGTACTTGGCGCAGGAAAAG TGGTGTTGTTGGTCCGAGGCACCCATTTAGGAAGGACCCCGAATTGGATTATGACATTGATAGTGATGAGGAATGGGAAGAG GAGGATCCAGGTGAAAGTCTTTCTGACTGTGACAAAAATGATGAAGAAATTTTAGATGCAGAAAATTGTAAAAATGAGGATGACACTGAAAGTGAAGATAGCTTTGTTGTTCCTGATGGTTATCTATCCGAAAATGAG GGAGTCGAAATGCAAATCTCATGTGAACCCACAGAGGATGAGGCAAAAGTCTCAAAATGTTGCAAGTCAGAGGTCGACAGTGAGGAATCCAGAGCATTGTTGCAGTGGCAGAAGATCCTATGCAATTTGACTGAAAAGGCCCTTCGAAAGAGCCATCCATTGGTCATTTCCAACTTAACTCATGAAAAAGCTAAACTACTGATGGCCGAAGATCTTGCTGGCACAGCTAAAGTTGAGCAGATCTGTTTGCGAGCTCTCTGCATGCAGGCCTTTCCTGGAGGCTCCATTGTAGACATCTTAAAAGATCCCAACACATCGTCTGATGATCAACAAGTTTGCCGATGTTCTAAAGAAAATACTACACAGGGAGCCACTGTTGCAATGATATCAGATTTGGACTTGCCAGAATTT GTTAGGCTGATCCAGTCCTGTCCGCATGGGATTAATAAGGTGGTTGAGGTGTTGCAACAGAAGTTTCCGACCACCTCAAAGTCACGATTGAGAAATAAAGTACGGGAAATATCCAACTTCGTTGACAGTCGTTGGCAG GTTAAGAAAGATGTCTTGGAAAAGATTGGCTTGTCAACCTCTCAGCCCCCTCCCG ATAAGGATTGGACAGGTACAACAAAGTACTTCTCCAAACGATGCTTACCTCCTAAAGGGAGGCCCACAGAGATTTCCGAATCTTCTCAGTCATCCTCAAAACTGAAGAGATCATTCTGTGGCCGGGAGAGATCATTTCCGAATCATCTGTAA
- the LOC135653288 gene encoding chromatin assembly factor 1 subunit FSM-like isoform X2, whose translation MVQDCSHVEAVRKCKAEVEDEQKRVKKLLKRKRASFDGNANCDNKEVLITKCQGELDELFEYHKEVSGLRLQLDDGAYHSNNMMVAYLLEESRLPFSKLVGEIYGALKGKNGITLASVRGSVLFVGQRMMYGISSADADVLEDESESSLWCWETRDIKLLPLTLRGIINIRRMARKKIHERISALSVTLSALASPEHKGAYGNNLMEASIKLGKALNRQGISSFVENLTQKYCADMAEKGDWLQQKELMKKIEKSKHSAEKEKKKMDREFQKENLRREKELRRMQEEAEREEKHREKEAAELKKQIKRQLEEAARERRRREKEEAELKKQFAIQKQASIMERFLKSKKNSNSSDDKVSIKNSSTETSSKNTGITSAVTSSMDCGFSQECSLTTKDLRGLHITGWRKLAHLGRSCHWGVRRNPKIELMKELKLQRPSFEGEALEKNAALEKETSSHEANSSELSYDKLDNELESLTNNICQDDLHIQPSSAWMQHKKLLQFCQNHRPAYYGTWRRKSGVVGPRHPFRKDPELDYDIDSDEEWEEEDPGESLSDCDKNDEEILDAENCKNEDDTESEDSFVVPDGYLSENEGVEMQISCEPTEDEAKVSKCCKSEVDSEESRALLQWQKILCNLTEKALRKSHPLVISNLTHEKAKLLMAEDLAGTAKVEQICLRALCMQAFPGGSIVDILKDPNTSSDDQQVCRCSKENTTQGATVAMISDLDLPEFVRLIQSCPHGINKVVEVLQQKFPTTSKSRLRNKVREISNFVDSRWQVKKDVLEKIGLSTSQPPPDKDWTGTTKYFSKRCLPPKGRPTEISESSQSSSKLKRSFCGRERSFPNHL comes from the exons ATGGTTCAAGATTGTTCCCATGTCGAGGCAGtaagaaagtgcaaagctgaagtGGAAGATGAGCAGAAGAGGGTGAAGAAGCTGTTGAAAAGGAAAAGAGCTTCTTTTGATGGGAATGCGAACTGTGATAATAAGGAAGTATTGATAACGAAGTGCCAGGGTGAGCTTGATGAATTGTTTGAGTATCACAAGGAGGTTTCTGGTCTTAGGCTGCAACTAGATGATGGCGCATATCATTCCAACAATATGATGGTTGCTTATTTGCTGGAAGAAAGTAGACTTCCATTTTCCAAGTTAGTGGGGGAAATTTATGGGGCTTTGAAGGGAAAGAACGGGATTACTTTGGCATCTGTCCGTGGTAGCGTGCTCTTTGTCGGACAGAGAATGATGTATGGTATTTCTAGTGCAGATGCGGATGTATTGGAAGATGAGTCAGAGTCATCCCTGTGGTGCTGGGAG ACAAGAGATATTAAGCTATTGCCTCTTACTCTTCGTGGCATTATCAACATCCGTCGCATGGCTCGAAAGAAGATTCATGAGAGGATTTCTGCACTTTCTG TGACATTATCTGCGCTGGCGAGTCCTGAACATAAAGGTGCTTATGGAAATAATCTGATGGAAGCATCGATCAAGCTTGGGAAGGCATTAAATAGGCAAGGGATTTCTTCATTTGTTGAAAACTTGACCCAGAAGTACTGTGCTGACAT GGCTGAGAAAGGAGATTGGCTACAACAAAAGGAATTAATGAAGAAAATTGAGAAAAGTAAGCATAGtgcagaaaaggaaaagaagaaaatggaTCGTGAGTTTCAGAAAGAGAACTTAAGACGT GAGAAAGAGCTTAGAAGGATGCAGGAAGAAGCTGAAAGAGAAGAGAAGCATCGTGAAAAAGAAGCAGCAGAActgaagaaacaaataaaaaggcAGCTAGAAGAAGCTGCGAGGGAACGACGGCGCCGTGAAAAAGAAGAAGCTGAACTGAAGAAACAGTTTGCCATACAGAAGCAAGCTTCTATTATGGAACGGTTTCTCAAGAGTAAAAAGAATAGCAATAGTTCAGATGACAAAGTGTCCATAAAGAACTCATCCACTGAAACATCTTCCAAGAACACAGGGATCACTAGTGCAGTTACATCATCAATGGACTGTGGCTTTTCCCAGGAATGTAGCTTAACCACAAAGGATCTGCGTGG GTTGCATATTACTGGCTGGCGTAAGTTGGCTCACCTCGGCAGATCCTGCCACTGGGGTGTTAGGCGCAATCCCAAGATTGAGTTGATGAAGGAACTCAAGCTGCAAAGACCATCCTTTGAAGGTGAAGCTCTTGAGAAAAATGCAGCTCTGGAGAAGGAAACTTCCTCTCATGAGGCCAATAGCAGTGAATTGAGCTATGATAAGCTTGACAATGAACTAGAGTCTTTAACAAATAATATATGTCAAGATGATCTCCATATTCAACCATCATCAGCCTGGATGCAGCATAAGAAACTTTTGCAGTTTTGCCAAAATCATAGGCCAGCATACTATGGTACTTGGCGCAGGAAAAG TGGTGTTGTTGGTCCGAGGCACCCATTTAGGAAGGACCCCGAATTGGATTATGACATTGATAGTGATGAGGAATGGGAAGAG GAGGATCCAGGTGAAAGTCTTTCTGACTGTGACAAAAATGATGAAGAAATTTTAGATGCAGAAAATTGTAAAAATGAGGATGACACTGAAAGTGAAGATAGCTTTGTTGTTCCTGATGGTTATCTATCCGAAAATGAG GGAGTCGAAATGCAAATCTCATGTGAACCCACAGAGGATGAGGCAAAAGTCTCAAAATGTTGCAAGTCAGAGGTCGACAGTGAGGAATCCAGAGCATTGTTGCAGTGGCAGAAGATCCTATGCAATTTGACTGAAAAGGCCCTTCGAAAGAGCCATCCATTGGTCATTTCCAACTTAACTCATGAAAAAGCTAAACTACTGATGGCCGAAGATCTTGCTGGCACAGCTAAAGTTGAGCAGATCTGTTTGCGAGCTCTCTGCATGCAGGCCTTTCCTGGAGGCTCCATTGTAGACATCTTAAAAGATCCCAACACATCGTCTGATGATCAACAAGTTTGCCGATGTTCTAAAGAAAATACTACACAGGGAGCCACTGTTGCAATGATATCAGATTTGGACTTGCCAGAATTT GTTAGGCTGATCCAGTCCTGTCCGCATGGGATTAATAAGGTGGTTGAGGTGTTGCAACAGAAGTTTCCGACCACCTCAAAGTCACGATTGAGAAATAAAGTACGGGAAATATCCAACTTCGTTGACAGTCGTTGGCAG GTTAAGAAAGATGTCTTGGAAAAGATTGGCTTGTCAACCTCTCAGCCCCCTCCCG ATAAGGATTGGACAGGTACAACAAAGTACTTCTCCAAACGATGCTTACCTCCTAAAGGGAGGCCCACAGAGATTTCCGAATCTTCTCAGTCATCCTCAAAACTGAAGAGATCATTCTGTGGCCGGGAGAGATCATTTCCGAATCATCTGTAA
- the LOC135653013 gene encoding uncharacterized protein LOC135653013 codes for HQEHSFSVLQFIYNGRHHCHTHKAFLFCNYTLLGAATSCVFLTLSLRLIPSPCGLLLVALHALTAVAAASACATTPASTARWHAAHMVSTVLAAIFHGAISVLAFTRTPDFLVELRSYVREEDGAVILKMVGGLGLAIFCLEWVALAVAFLLRYHAYVEGGSTATSSKKSSKVVGSDEELKDWPWPFQV; via the coding sequence CACCAAGAACACAGCTTCTCTGTGCTCCAATTCATCTACAATGGGCGCCACCACTGCCACACACACAAGGCGTTTCTTTTCTGCAACTACACCCTCCTCGGCGCCGCCACTAGCTGCGTCTTCCTCACCCTCTCCCTCCGCCTGATTCCCTCCCCCTGCGGCCTCCTCCTGGTCGCCCTCCATGCCCTcaccgccgtcgccgccgcctccgcctgcGCCACCACCCCCGCCTCCACCGCCCGCTGGCACGCCGCCCACATGGTCTCCACCGTCCTCGCCGCCATCTTCCATGGCGCCATCTCCGTCCTCGCCTTCACTCGCACCCCCGACTTCCTCGTCGAGCTTCGATCCTACGTCCGCGAGGAGGACGGCGCAGTCATCCTCAAGATGGTCGGCGGCCTCGGCCTCGCCATATTCTGCCTGGAGTGGGTGGCCCTCGCTGTGGCCTTCCTGCTGCGTTACCATGCCTACGTCGAAGGAGGCAGCACCGCCACCTCCTCAAAGAAGAGCTCCAAGGTCGTGGGCAGCGACGAGGAGCTCAAGGATTGGCCATGGCCATTCCAAGTATAA